The following coding sequences lie in one Psychrobacter arenosus genomic window:
- a CDS encoding cytochrome b, which yields MSLSASSLNNSKAKWALSSRIFHWTSALLLIVTWAMILLHDNSNGNQFINLHKAFGVSLLLWTIARLINRLLTKTPPPVPMPKMQAIVGHLTHFVLYGLLIAMPVVGLLMSVYGGRAVSMFGLFEIPVFVTPDRSLARLFNDIHVDIIWPMIIVFTLMHIGAALYHQFIKKDGLIARMK from the coding sequence ATGTCTCTTTCTGCTTCTTCTTTAAATAACAGTAAGGCAAAATGGGCGTTGTCTAGCCGCATTTTTCATTGGACCAGTGCCCTACTATTAATTGTCACTTGGGCAATGATCCTGTTGCATGACAATAGTAATGGCAATCAGTTTATTAACTTGCACAAAGCCTTTGGCGTGAGTTTATTGCTTTGGACTATAGCGCGGCTGATTAATCGTTTGCTGACTAAAACCCCGCCACCCGTCCCTATGCCAAAAATGCAGGCCATAGTGGGCCATTTAACGCATTTCGTCCTGTATGGATTATTGATTGCGATGCCGGTTGTGGGACTATTGATGTCCGTATATGGTGGCCGAGCGGTGAGTATGTTTGGTCTGTTTGAAATTCCAGTATTTGTCACACCAGATCGCAGCTTAGCCCGATTATTTAACGATATTCATGTCGATATTATTTGGCCTATGATTATTGTCTTTACCCTCATGCATATTGGCGCTGCGTTATACCATCAATTCATCAAAAAAGATGGCTTGATTGCGCGGATGAAATAA
- the minD gene encoding septum site-determining protein MinD — MAKIVVITSGKGGVGKTTTSASFAAGLALRGYKTVVIDFDVGLRNLDLIMGCENRIVYDFVDVISGNARLSQALVKDKRLENLFILPASQTRDKDALTDEGVADVMAELSKQFDYIICDSPAGIERGAQLAMYHADEAIIVTNPEISSVRDSDRIIGILQSRTKKVEENAGSVREHLVISRYNAERAAANEMMDIETISNDILKVPLLGVVPESHTVLEASNHGEPVIYYTDSVAGQCYDDIVARFLGEDRELRHINVKKKSFLQRWFGG; from the coding sequence GTGGCAAAGATCGTCGTCATCACTTCCGGTAAGGGTGGTGTAGGTAAAACTACCACCAGTGCTTCTTTTGCTGCAGGTTTAGCGTTACGAGGTTATAAAACCGTCGTCATCGATTTTGATGTAGGTCTACGTAACTTAGATTTAATCATGGGCTGCGAAAACCGTATCGTTTACGATTTTGTCGATGTCATTAGTGGCAATGCCAGATTATCGCAAGCGCTAGTGAAAGATAAGCGTTTAGAGAATCTATTTATCCTGCCTGCCAGTCAAACGCGCGATAAAGATGCGCTAACGGATGAAGGGGTCGCTGATGTGATGGCTGAGCTGTCTAAACAGTTTGATTACATCATCTGTGACTCGCCTGCAGGTATTGAGCGTGGCGCCCAATTGGCCATGTATCATGCTGATGAAGCCATCATCGTGACCAACCCTGAAATCTCTTCAGTGCGTGACTCAGACCGTATCATCGGCATCTTGCAAAGCCGTACGAAAAAAGTGGAAGAGAATGCTGGTAGCGTCCGTGAGCATTTGGTCATCAGCCGTTATAACGCTGAACGGGCAGCGGCCAATGAAATGATGGACATCGAAACCATTTCTAATGACATCTTAAAAGTGCCTTTATTAGGGGTCGTTCCAGAGAGCCATACGGTGCTAGAAGCCTCAAACCATGGTGAGCCTGTCATCTACTACACCGATTCAGTAGCGGGCCAATGCTACGATGATATCGTGGCACGATTCTTAGGTGAAGATCGTGAGCTTCGCCATATTAATGTTAAGAAAAAGAGCTTCTTGCAACGCTGGTTTGGAGGATAA
- the minE gene encoding cell division topological specificity factor MinE, producing the protein MSKKKGFWSNLFGTDDRSSGSANTATERLKVIVASENRLNSRLTSERIEKMKREILEVVNKYVNGVQIDDVNIHHRHEDTLDVLEMNISLPDRRP; encoded by the coding sequence ATGAGTAAGAAAAAAGGATTTTGGAGTAATTTATTTGGCACAGACGACCGCAGTTCGGGCAGTGCCAATACCGCGACTGAGCGTCTCAAAGTTATCGTTGCCAGTGAAAATCGTCTAAATAGCCGTCTGACCAGTGAGCGTATCGAGAAAATGAAACGTGAAATCTTGGAAGTGGTGAACAAGTACGTCAATGGCGTGCAAATTGATGATGTGAATATTCACCATCGCCATGAAGATACTTTAGATGTGCTTGAGATGAATATCAGCTTGCCGGATCGTCGTCCTTAG
- a CDS encoding Hpt domain-containing protein, which yields MISLPSNFVTIEWLIPTFNEQLSYLQTSWDKLAQDTTADAWPDFADMTARYHELSGALQMAELPAFVPLTQTLELLSQQLISDRDTRNAAQHSGAFANALLQGELNHYAVTGDIRQQFLVQCTQKVLRALPASVIPAYSHLNSEFAADTLFATPWPIPEASSQPLMANQYALLLKAWRQSVRQLLLVNSNDAQYLAPLQKISHYLWAASSSQVLRTLWYLSKIWLENLGHNEHPKPAQYASLLASLDQVLQVLSQLSTEVDSDLIDSQMLNEVLQGTTVEGVVADICINLSALAHNDAAANVVLNALNTDTEGAQRFLPRILSRLATLNFDAQKPLSIVPALSNIRRQLRQRGWLLYEQDVDKIITDIKRLPHAADQSGQLQKQIKQQLQSLNSAITNAHETIVNKIGQAAVFTFSPTANHATFDADADADADAEQAAELAYQAYPDTVRQLRIAVESIKADFNSYLQQRQVESLPSEAKFVEIQQAFTAIHLHDVATVSSQIGELFSRLKAADLATLAWPLVKAIAEILASLELFLDYLAQQVFDQAMLEQLQTHLPVANDLLNKVIADPDAADLNAASTYSSESRVADNVTRYDDSGEIAAIAVEQSANTLEIVPAVGVTEAFIEDDLTASVNASAPSAPLESEALKAARATLKEDNFDMDEEIREIFVEEAEEVLEQLDQYLPIWQQAPQDLTPLSEIRRGFHTLKGSGRMVGAFNTGEMAWAVEDMLNRVLDKTVPVTDELIRFIRDTKDLIPILVEDFAHLREPSIDPAITVLKAKNLLAGRPIHEGLVAAAASEQSAAQQDLEPLATLTPTASAEEEPEVKIGDAVVGNEDALTATEAELPEVLVPFLTAVMPSDSEDTDPEIQEIFIEEADEVLTLIMPKFAEYHTALMALEAEMKLPSTAEAALLEVRRGFHTLKGSGRMAGANHSAELAWAIENMLNRILEHTLSPSADMMALVEDVLSAYPALLAIFESGNNNYPEQIALWTACANAYSNGLGDAFSYAIVREYNADALEPLAPLLDNNELLTELDSAENKAEAVQADSLEVLHRINEQLEASPVFVQPQDEEEQAFFDIFIEEAQERLQTIKSFVTAHSHDSEVMVADDIVRAFHTLKGAAGSQCLSTISDISSTIEHSLEQLQNHDAAMGPKHLQALAQSVELIEGYLEVYKQDHLQGKAETATVSQQQHDADSEPTDLKSLKAILGDSEAAQHSDNEVTVAYLLQDNIDALLDAEWELESHLSEQDSAQVSAYAQTMIQQIHILKKSAANLPKFQKVLNALLGVYECLQADPELAWQDAVVNALLAGHGELTGLFDALAGSISLKVDDEVLTALMAIVSQSAARTPVPMDNDTTIAREDNAPAAPAVSNDNALAELSTNVSATASEQLDLEPIETDAELLEIFLEEAQELDADINHIFATWRDDPNDMEALKALQRHLHTIKGGARMAGIKSLGDLTHEAETVYEYFVGDKLTPSLGWVSVMQGIQDTMSAQIDYLVQHQQSFYATSLVEALQRFIATGIVPDDTRVSLPILKTAKLQEVKHEETSVEDLVAESNSRPDITDTTYNSEISDRAYLEMVAQSWEGEQPDPDILAVVLEESQELLGNVRDNMQIFRSNSGDTVALEALQRDLHTIKGGARMVAANGMANLAHQMETTFEGLASRRRPATKKVTQLLVACQNWLTDAIFILSHGIDAPAPNQLITALKAFNNDPDSLVTFTADSLRAQIKAIADYEEVMQAALSERDISKMPAMTGGFEDNDTATDVSNEMIRIPASLIERMINLSGESSINRARIDMGMSSLSNSIEEMGITVQRLSDQLRRMDIELEVQILSQIDEEEILDNADFDPLEMDQYSALNQLSKSLSESASDLVDIKATLLEKTRDSEGLLLQLSRTQAELQNGLMDSRMVPFSRLLPRLQRIVRQTAGELNKAVELEVINADDEIDRTILERITSPLEHMLRNAVDHGIEMPDSRIAVGKPRNGKIQLEVVREGSEIVIHLTDDGSGIDIEAVRAKAISQGLIDPDNTSLTDLDVMQYIFNAGLTTTKKVTQISGRGVGMDVVRSEIRQLGGVVAVESVEGGGSRFTIRVPLTVAVSDALVVRAADRYYAIPLVQIERVVRVSPEELYTYYQSNAPTLEIENTDYRVRYLNEILTGHALNDMVVSSNSSLPVIIIKSQTGQSIAMQVDEIAGSRIEVVVKPLGRQLAHVRGISAATIMGDGSVMLILDLIALMHTVATKPTVSSPVRAKDADQPTAIDTQTTVLVVDDSVTVRKVTSRFLERQGMRAIVAKDGIDAIEILQELTPDIILLDIEMPRMDGFEVATQVRHQRRLKDIPIIMITSRTGEKHRERAMEIGVNDYMGKPFQEDELMIRIEELLEEQALLNSENNGADTSTDKLQQALSSNPSLTYQGGQDDDN from the coding sequence ATGATCTCTTTGCCTAGCAATTTTGTCACCATTGAGTGGTTAATACCTACCTTCAATGAGCAGTTATCTTATCTTCAGACATCTTGGGACAAGTTGGCACAGGACACCACCGCAGACGCTTGGCCAGATTTTGCCGATATGACTGCACGCTATCATGAGCTGAGCGGCGCGCTACAGATGGCAGAATTGCCTGCTTTTGTGCCATTGACTCAAACACTAGAGTTATTATCACAACAATTAATATCAGATCGTGATACTCGCAACGCTGCGCAGCATTCGGGAGCCTTTGCTAATGCGCTGTTGCAAGGCGAGCTTAACCACTATGCGGTTACAGGGGATATTCGCCAGCAGTTTTTAGTGCAATGCACACAAAAAGTGCTGCGCGCTTTACCTGCCTCCGTGATTCCCGCCTATTCTCATCTAAACTCTGAATTTGCTGCCGATACCTTATTCGCTACCCCATGGCCCATTCCAGAGGCTTCCTCGCAGCCATTGATGGCCAATCAGTATGCCTTGCTGCTCAAAGCTTGGCGACAATCTGTACGTCAGCTATTACTAGTGAATAGCAATGACGCGCAATATCTCGCCCCTTTACAAAAAATCAGCCATTATTTATGGGCCGCTAGCAGCTCGCAAGTGCTGCGTACGCTATGGTATCTCAGTAAAATATGGTTGGAAAACTTAGGCCACAATGAGCACCCTAAACCTGCACAATATGCCAGCTTATTAGCGTCTCTAGATCAGGTCTTGCAAGTCCTCAGTCAGTTAAGCACGGAAGTGGATAGTGACTTAATTGACAGTCAAATGCTCAATGAAGTTTTACAAGGCACTACGGTTGAAGGAGTAGTGGCTGACATCTGTATTAACTTAAGTGCTTTAGCGCATAATGACGCCGCTGCCAACGTAGTCCTTAATGCGTTAAATACGGATACAGAAGGTGCCCAAAGATTTTTACCGCGGATTTTATCAAGGCTTGCAACCCTCAATTTTGATGCGCAAAAGCCGCTGTCTATTGTCCCTGCACTGTCGAATATCAGACGGCAATTACGCCAACGTGGCTGGTTACTGTACGAGCAAGATGTCGATAAAATTATCACCGATATCAAACGTTTGCCTCACGCTGCTGATCAGTCTGGCCAGCTACAAAAGCAAATCAAACAGCAATTGCAAAGTTTAAATAGCGCTATTACCAATGCTCATGAAACTATCGTTAATAAAATTGGTCAAGCCGCTGTCTTTACTTTTAGCCCTACTGCTAACCATGCCACCTTTGATGCTGATGCTGATGCTGATGCTGATGCTGAACAGGCTGCCGAATTGGCATACCAAGCCTACCCTGATACGGTGCGTCAGCTAAGAATTGCGGTTGAAAGTATTAAAGCAGACTTTAATAGCTATTTGCAGCAGCGCCAAGTGGAATCATTGCCTAGTGAAGCTAAGTTTGTTGAAATTCAACAAGCCTTTACAGCTATTCATCTGCATGATGTGGCGACGGTCAGCAGCCAAATAGGTGAGTTGTTTAGCCGCTTAAAAGCCGCAGATCTTGCTACCTTAGCTTGGCCTTTGGTCAAGGCTATTGCTGAGATTTTAGCCTCTTTAGAGCTGTTCTTAGACTATCTGGCTCAGCAAGTATTTGACCAAGCCATGCTAGAACAACTGCAGACCCATCTGCCAGTAGCCAACGACCTACTCAATAAGGTTATAGCAGATCCTGATGCAGCAGACCTCAATGCGGCTTCAACATATTCAAGCGAGAGTAGAGTCGCCGATAACGTCACGCGTTATGATGACAGCGGTGAGATTGCAGCCATTGCTGTAGAGCAAAGTGCTAATACTCTAGAAATTGTCCCAGCAGTCGGTGTCACAGAAGCCTTTATTGAAGACGACCTGACAGCTAGCGTGAATGCAAGCGCTCCCTCAGCTCCGCTAGAAAGTGAAGCGCTAAAGGCCGCTAGAGCTACGCTAAAAGAGGACAACTTCGACATGGATGAAGAGATTCGCGAAATCTTTGTCGAAGAGGCTGAAGAGGTTTTAGAGCAACTCGACCAATACTTGCCTATATGGCAGCAAGCACCTCAAGACTTGACGCCATTGTCCGAAATTCGCCGCGGCTTCCATACGCTAAAGGGTTCCGGTCGCATGGTGGGTGCCTTTAATACGGGCGAGATGGCTTGGGCAGTTGAAGATATGCTCAATCGGGTCTTGGATAAGACCGTCCCGGTGACCGACGAGCTCATTCGTTTTATTCGCGATACCAAAGATTTAATTCCAATTTTGGTAGAGGATTTTGCCCATTTACGTGAGCCTAGCATTGATCCTGCGATAACTGTATTAAAAGCCAAAAACTTATTGGCAGGTCGTCCTATCCATGAAGGCTTAGTCGCTGCTGCGGCCTCGGAGCAATCGGCGGCTCAACAGGACTTAGAGCCACTAGCAACTTTAACGCCAACTGCTAGTGCGGAGGAAGAACCAGAGGTAAAGATAGGTGACGCTGTAGTGGGAAACGAAGACGCCCTTACAGCGACTGAGGCAGAGCTACCTGAAGTCTTGGTACCTTTTTTAACCGCAGTTATGCCTAGCGATTCAGAAGATACTGATCCTGAGATTCAAGAGATTTTCATTGAAGAGGCGGATGAAGTTTTAACGCTGATTATGCCAAAATTTGCTGAATACCATACGGCATTAATGGCGCTAGAAGCAGAAATGAAACTGCCTTCTACCGCTGAAGCGGCCTTACTAGAAGTGCGTCGCGGTTTTCATACCTTAAAAGGCTCTGGCCGCATGGCGGGAGCAAATCATTCCGCTGAATTGGCTTGGGCAATAGAAAATATGCTCAACCGAATTTTGGAACATACGTTATCTCCCAGCGCTGATATGATGGCGTTAGTAGAGGATGTCTTAAGTGCTTATCCTGCCCTATTAGCCATTTTTGAATCAGGTAATAACAACTATCCTGAGCAAATTGCCTTATGGACTGCTTGTGCTAATGCTTATAGTAATGGGTTAGGGGACGCGTTCAGCTACGCTATCGTTAGGGAGTATAACGCCGATGCTTTAGAGCCATTAGCGCCCTTACTTGATAATAATGAGCTACTAACAGAGCTAGACAGTGCTGAGAATAAAGCGGAAGCCGTACAAGCGGACTCTTTGGAAGTGCTCCATCGTATTAATGAGCAGCTAGAAGCCTCACCGGTTTTTGTGCAGCCACAAGACGAAGAAGAACAAGCCTTCTTTGACATTTTCATAGAAGAGGCGCAGGAGCGTTTACAAACTATAAAAAGCTTTGTTACGGCTCATAGCCATGACTCAGAAGTGATGGTAGCGGATGATATCGTTCGAGCTTTCCATACTTTAAAAGGTGCGGCTGGCAGCCAGTGTCTCAGCACTATTAGCGATATTAGCAGTACGATTGAACACAGCTTAGAGCAGTTGCAGAATCACGATGCCGCCATGGGACCTAAGCATTTGCAAGCCTTAGCTCAATCGGTTGAATTAATAGAAGGGTACCTCGAGGTATATAAGCAAGACCATTTACAAGGTAAAGCTGAGACCGCTACCGTCAGTCAGCAGCAACACGATGCCGATTCAGAACCAACAGATCTTAAATCACTTAAAGCCATTTTAGGAGACTCTGAAGCGGCACAGCACAGTGATAATGAAGTCACTGTGGCTTACTTACTGCAAGATAATATTGACGCCTTGTTAGACGCTGAATGGGAGTTAGAGTCGCACTTATCAGAGCAGGACTCAGCCCAAGTTAGTGCTTATGCACAGACTATGATTCAGCAAATTCATATTCTGAAAAAGTCAGCGGCCAATTTGCCAAAATTTCAGAAAGTTTTGAATGCCTTGTTAGGGGTTTATGAGTGCTTACAAGCGGATCCAGAATTGGCTTGGCAAGATGCGGTGGTCAATGCCTTACTAGCGGGACATGGTGAGTTGACTGGGTTATTCGATGCGCTAGCGGGCAGTATTTCTTTAAAAGTAGACGATGAAGTTTTAACTGCATTAATGGCCATTGTTTCGCAGTCTGCTGCTCGTACGCCTGTTCCCATGGATAACGATACGACTATAGCTCGCGAGGATAATGCGCCTGCAGCGCCTGCTGTTAGTAACGACAACGCCTTGGCAGAGTTAAGCACTAATGTTTCAGCAACTGCGTCGGAGCAATTAGACCTTGAGCCTATCGAAACCGATGCCGAACTGTTAGAAATCTTTTTGGAAGAAGCCCAAGAACTAGACGCGGATATTAACCATATATTTGCCACCTGGCGCGATGACCCTAATGACATGGAAGCGCTTAAAGCTTTGCAACGTCATTTACACACCATCAAAGGTGGCGCACGTATGGCGGGCATTAAGAGCTTAGGGGATTTGACCCATGAAGCTGAGACGGTCTACGAGTATTTTGTCGGCGATAAGCTAACGCCATCGCTTGGTTGGGTCAGCGTTATGCAGGGTATTCAAGACACCATGTCAGCGCAGATTGATTACTTGGTCCAGCACCAACAGTCTTTCTACGCCACGTCTTTAGTAGAGGCACTACAACGCTTTATAGCGACAGGTATTGTCCCCGATGATACCAGAGTCAGTCTGCCTATCCTTAAAACTGCGAAGTTACAAGAGGTAAAGCACGAAGAGACAAGTGTCGAAGATTTGGTCGCAGAGTCTAACAGCCGCCCGGATATAACTGATACGACTTATAATAGCGAAATATCTGACCGCGCTTACTTAGAGATGGTGGCTCAGTCTTGGGAAGGTGAGCAACCGGATCCCGATATCTTAGCTGTCGTATTAGAAGAGAGCCAAGAGCTGCTGGGTAATGTTCGCGACAATATGCAGATATTCCGCAGTAATAGTGGCGACACTGTGGCTCTAGAAGCCTTACAGCGAGATTTGCACACGATCAAAGGGGGCGCTCGTATGGTCGCCGCTAATGGCATGGCAAATCTTGCTCACCAAATGGAAACGACTTTTGAAGGGTTGGCCAGTCGTCGTCGTCCCGCTACTAAAAAGGTCACACAACTATTAGTGGCTTGTCAAAACTGGCTAACCGACGCCATCTTTATTCTTTCGCATGGTATTGATGCCCCGGCGCCTAACCAGCTTATTACAGCGTTAAAAGCTTTTAATAATGATCCAGATAGCTTAGTAACCTTTACTGCTGATTCCCTGCGAGCACAAATCAAAGCTATAGCAGATTATGAAGAGGTGATGCAAGCCGCCTTAAGCGAACGTGATATTAGCAAAATGCCAGCGATGACTGGTGGTTTTGAAGATAATGACACTGCAACTGATGTCAGCAATGAGATGATTCGTATCCCCGCTAGTCTGATTGAGCGGATGATTAACTTGTCTGGTGAATCATCGATTAACCGTGCCCGTATTGATATGGGTATGAGTAGTTTGAGCAATAGTATTGAAGAAATGGGCATTACAGTACAGCGTTTGTCTGATCAGTTACGCCGTATGGACATCGAGCTGGAAGTCCAAATTCTGTCACAAATTGACGAAGAAGAGATTTTGGATAATGCCGATTTCGATCCTTTAGAGATGGATCAATATTCAGCTTTAAATCAGTTATCGAAGTCTCTATCAGAGTCGGCCTCGGATTTGGTAGATATTAAAGCTACCCTGTTAGAAAAAACGCGAGATAGTGAGGGCTTATTGCTACAGTTGTCCCGCACTCAAGCAGAGCTACAGAATGGCTTGATGGACTCGCGGATGGTGCCATTCTCAAGGCTATTACCGCGTTTACAGCGTATTGTCAGACAGACTGCTGGCGAGTTAAATAAAGCAGTTGAGCTCGAAGTGATCAACGCTGATGATGAGATTGATAGAACAATTCTGGAACGGATTACCTCACCCCTTGAGCATATGCTAAGAAATGCTGTGGATCATGGGATTGAAATGCCTGATAGTCGAATTGCGGTGGGCAAACCTCGTAACGGTAAGATTCAGTTAGAGGTGGTTCGCGAAGGCAGTGAAATCGTTATTCACTTAACCGATGATGGTAGTGGTATCGATATCGAAGCGGTACGCGCCAAAGCGATTAGCCAAGGTCTTATTGACCCTGATAATACTAGCTTAACGGATTTAGACGTTATGCAGTATATCTTTAACGCCGGCCTCACCACCACGAAAAAAGTCACTCAGATTTCCGGTCGCGGTGTTGGCATGGATGTGGTTCGTAGTGAGATTCGTCAATTAGGTGGGGTGGTAGCCGTTGAATCGGTCGAAGGCGGTGGCTCGCGCTTTACTATACGTGTGCCTTTAACTGTAGCCGTTTCTGATGCGTTAGTTGTACGTGCTGCCGATCGCTACTATGCTATTCCACTGGTACAGATTGAACGTGTTGTGCGAGTTAGTCCTGAAGAGTTATACACCTACTATCAGTCTAATGCCCCGACTTTAGAGATTGAAAATACAGACTATCGCGTGCGCTATCTTAATGAGATTCTAACAGGCCATGCCCTTAACGATATGGTGGTAAGTAGCAACAGTAGCTTGCCAGTTATTATTATTAAGAGTCAGACGGGCCAGTCTATTGCCATGCAAGTGGATGAAATTGCGGGTTCTAGAATTGAAGTAGTGGTCAAGCCGCTTGGCCGACAATTGGCTCATGTTCGAGGTATTTCAGCAGCGACCATCATGGGTGATGGCTCAGTCATGCTGATACTTGATTTGATTGCGTTAATGCATACAGTAGCCACTAAACCTACTGTCTCCTCACCAGTAAGGGCTAAAGATGCGGATCAGCCCACAGCTATAGATACGCAAACTACAGTATTGGTGGTAGACGACTCAGTGACGGTACGTAAGGTCACCTCGCGTTTCTTAGAGCGTCAAGGCATGCGCGCTATCGTGGCTAAAGATGGTATCGATGCTATCGAAATTCTCCAAGAACTCACCCCTGATATTATCCTATTGGATATTGAGATGCCGCGTATGGATGGTTTCGAGGTGGCAACTCAAGTTAGACATCAGCGTCGTTTAAAAGATATTCCAATTATCATGATCACTTCACGTACGGGTGAAAAGCATCGTGAGCGCGCTATGGAAATTGGCGTTAACGACTATATGGGTAAGCCTTTCCAAGAAGACGAGCTGATGATTCGTATCGAAGAGCTATTGGAGGAGCAGGCCTTACTTAACAGTGAGAACAATGGGGCAGATACCTCGACTGATAAGCTGCAGCAGGCCTTATCGTCAAACCCTTCCTTAACTTATCAAGGAGGTCAAGATGACGACAACTAA
- a CDS encoding chemotaxis protein CheB yields MTTTNGRRLEELKVIVVSETQHQRIAFSDTVRSCELTLLDCITREQVTRKHYQSAANIWLIDSNYDPQMIASIEASQPDTVLIGFDTAPFLNETQRYAKWQRRLKRKLAHMLNIPEIMGAKRFEASNRSWQFVVFLGASMGGPSAIKSFLDNLSTELPICILLAHHFNNKMIHTLPRILNRHNNWRCQVITTTQMLQPGQCLIAPIDKKIVCDSNGRVILCEEPWAGEYKPAIGTLLKNTSDVFGPDLISIIFSGMGKDGSQYLEQIQENHSQLWAQDPDDSACASQPKAIIDSGYCQFVGTPEQLARQLTDYVTEHMDSE; encoded by the coding sequence ATGACGACAACTAATGGCAGACGTTTAGAAGAGCTGAAAGTCATTGTTGTCTCTGAAACTCAGCACCAGCGCATTGCCTTTAGCGATACCGTGCGCAGTTGTGAATTAACCTTATTAGATTGCATTACGCGTGAGCAGGTCACTCGTAAGCATTATCAGTCTGCCGCCAATATTTGGCTGATTGATAGTAATTACGACCCGCAGATGATTGCCTCTATTGAAGCCTCGCAGCCCGATACAGTACTAATTGGCTTTGATACCGCGCCTTTTTTAAATGAGACGCAGCGGTATGCAAAATGGCAGCGCCGGCTTAAACGTAAATTGGCTCATATGCTCAACATCCCTGAGATTATGGGAGCAAAACGCTTCGAAGCCAGCAACCGCTCTTGGCAATTTGTGGTATTTTTAGGGGCTTCTATGGGTGGCCCTAGTGCTATAAAAAGCTTTTTGGACAATCTTTCTACTGAGCTGCCTATTTGCATTTTATTAGCGCATCATTTTAATAATAAAATGATTCATACTTTGCCCCGTATCTTAAACCGTCACAATAACTGGCGCTGCCAAGTTATTACTACCACGCAGATGCTGCAGCCAGGACAGTGCTTAATTGCGCCTATAGATAAAAAAATCGTTTGTGATTCGAATGGCCGGGTCATCTTATGCGAGGAGCCATGGGCAGGGGAATACAAGCCCGCTATCGGCACGCTATTAAAAAATACTAGCGATGTTTTTGGTCCTGATCTTATCAGTATTATATTTTCTGGTATGGGTAAGGATGGCTCACAATATCTCGAACAGATTCAAGAAAACCACAGTCAATTGTGGGCGCAAGATCCTGATGATAGTGCTTGCGCCAGCCAGCCTAAGGCCATTATCGATTCCGGTTATTGTCAGTTTGTCGGGACGCCTGAGCAGTTGGCCCGCCAACTTACAGACTATGTCACCGAGCATATGGATAGCGAATAA
- a CDS encoding CheR family methyltransferase: MTNAINAPMWQSYIESKIGFVLPKTQTKWLSNAILTTAEDSQLSVPELWFAVQADARLRQQLLDRVLIAESRFFRHRPSLDYIAALAKEHEQVVAQRSLIANKSLATVGIKATKPASFKIWSVGCARGQEVWSLAMLLAHAGLTQYRILGTDVNYEAIQEAQLGRYSAREIATIPSEFGHYMQRCESDNMALYQPLGKGSAESGNCWQVSDSLGKNVTFRHHNMFTGKVATKAKQQVIICQNMLIYFRQFDQRDILARLVEHCEVGGHIILAPGEALFWRHPKMQRVSHPEVNLWQKVEA, encoded by the coding sequence ATGACGAACGCTATCAACGCCCCAATGTGGCAAAGCTATATCGAAAGTAAGATTGGCTTTGTCCTACCCAAGACCCAAACAAAGTGGCTAAGCAATGCCATTTTGACGACGGCAGAGGACAGCCAACTTAGCGTACCAGAGCTGTGGTTTGCGGTACAAGCAGACGCTAGGTTACGGCAGCAGTTGCTTGATAGGGTATTGATAGCTGAGAGTCGATTTTTCCGTCATAGGCCTTCTCTAGACTATATTGCGGCTTTAGCTAAAGAGCATGAGCAAGTGGTCGCACAAAGGTCACTCATAGCGAATAAATCACTAGCGACAGTTGGCATTAAAGCGACTAAACCTGCCAGTTTTAAAATCTGGAGCGTCGGCTGCGCTAGAGGCCAAGAAGTCTGGTCGTTAGCTATGTTATTGGCGCATGCTGGTCTGACGCAATATCGTATCTTGGGGACTGACGTTAATTACGAAGCGATTCAAGAGGCGCAATTGGGCCGTTATAGCGCTCGGGAAATAGCTACGATTCCGAGTGAGTTTGGCCACTATATGCAACGCTGTGAATCCGATAATATGGCACTGTATCAGCCCTTAGGTAAAGGGTCAGCAGAAAGTGGAAATTGTTGGCAGGTGAGCGATAGCTTAGGTAAAAACGTGACTTTCCGCCATCACAATATGTTTACCGGTAAGGTGGCGACTAAAGCCAAGCAACAAGTCATTATTTGTCAAAACATGCTCATTTATTTTCGGCAGTTTGATCAGCGCGATATCCTAGCCAGACTGGTAGAGCATTGTGAAGTAGGCGGTCATATTATTTTGGCGCCCGGTGAAGCTCTATTTTGGCGGCACCCCAAAATGCAGCGAGTTTCACATCCAGAGGTCAACTTGTGGCAAAAAGTAGAAGCGTGA